In a genomic window of Erinaceus europaeus chromosome 12, mEriEur2.1, whole genome shotgun sequence:
- the LOC103120636 gene encoding keratin-associated protein 4-3-like — protein sequence MVNSCCGSVCSEQSCGESCCCRPSCCVSSCCRPQCCQSVCCQPTCCRPSCCISSCCRPNCCVSSCCRPTCCPSSCCRPSCCRPSCCISSCCRPSCCVSSCCRPTCCPSSCCRPSSCGSSCCRPSCCGSSCCHPTCCPSSCCRPTCCISSCCRPSCCGSSCCRPSCCGSSCFRPTCCISSCCRPVCCQTTCCRTTCCRPACSSASCC from the coding sequence ATGGTCAACTCCTGTTGTGGATCTGTGTGCTCTGAGCAGAGCTGTGGAGAGAGCTGCTGCTGCCGCCCCAGCTGCTGTGTGTCCAGCTGCTGCAGGCCCCAGTGCTGCCAGTCTGTGTGCTGCCAGCCCACCTGCTGTCGCCCCTCCTGCTGCATCTCCAGTTGCTGCAGGCCTAACTGCTGTGTGTCCAGCTGCTGCCGCCCCACCTGCTGCCCCTCTAGCTGCTGCCGCCCCTCCTGCTGCCGCCCCTCCTGCTGCATCTCCAGTTGCTGCAGGCCCAGCTGCTGTGTGTCCAGCTGCTGCCGCCCCACCTGCTGCCCATCTAGCTGCTGCCGCCCCTCCAGCTGTGGCTCCAGCTGCTGCAGGCCCTCCTGCTGTGGCTCTAGCTGCTGCCATCCCACCTGCTGCCCCTCTAGCTGCTGCAGGCCCACTTGCTGCATCTCTAGCTGCTGCCGCCCCTCTTGCTGTGGCTCCAGCTGCTGCCGTCCTTCCTGCTGTGGCTCTAGTTGCTTCAGACCTACCTGCTGCATCTCTAGCTGCTGCCGCCCTGTCTGCTGCCAGACCACCTGCTGCAGGACCACCTGCTGCCGCCCAGCCTGCTCCAGTGCTTCTTGCTGCTGA
- the LOC132541928 gene encoding keratin-associated protein 4-3-like: MVNSCCGSVCSEQSCGESCCCRPSCCVSSCCRPQCCQSVCCQPTCCRPSCCISSCCRPSCCVSSCCRPTCCPSSCCRPSCCRPSCCISSCCRPSCCVSSCCRPTCCPSSCCRPSSCGSSCCRPSCCSSSCCHPTCCPSSCCRPTCCISSCCCPSCCGSSCCRPSCCGSSCFRPTCCISSCCRPVCCQTTCCKTTCCRPACSSASCC, translated from the coding sequence ATGGTCAACTCCTGTTGTGGATCTGTGTGCTCTGAGCAGAGCTGTGGAGAGAGCTGCTGCTGCCGCCCCAGCTGCTGTGTGTCCAGCTGCTGCAGGCCCCAGTGCTGCCAGTCTGTGTGCTGCCAGCCCACCTGCTGTCGCCCCTCCTGCTGCATCTCCAGTTGCTGCAGGCCCAGCTGCTGTGTGTCCAGCTGCTGCCGCCCCACCTGCTGCCCCTCTAGCTGCTGCCGCCCCTCCTGCTGCCGCCCCTCCTGCTGCATCTCCAGTTGCTGCAGGCCCAGCTGCTGTGTGTCCAGCTGCTGCCGCCCCACCTGCTGCCCATCTAGCTGCTGCCGCCCCTCCAGCTGTGGCTCCAGCTGCTGCAGGCCCTCCTGCTGTAGCTCTAGCTGTTGCCACCCCACCTGCTGCCCCTCTAGCTGCTGCAGGCCCACTTGCTGCATCTCTAGCTGCTGCTGCCCCTCTTGCTGTGGCTCCAGCTGCTGCCGTCCTTCCTGCTGTGGCTCTAGTTGCTTCAGACCTACCTGCTGCATCTCTAGCTGCTGCCGCCCTGTCTGCTGCCAGACCACCTGCTGCAAGACCACCTGCTGCCGCCCAGCCTGCTCCAGTGCTTCTTGCTGCTGA